Proteins from a genomic interval of Danio rerio strain Tuebingen ecotype United States chromosome 4, GRCz12tu, whole genome shotgun sequence:
- the LOC110439460 gene encoding uncharacterized protein has translation MCLFLFTRMPFLFYDYMYFCDYFQHSTASAAPAQTVQQPAPTVPAEEVMETRQLEAQPQPPSTPSVASKISPQLSMFTKPRFSGSHIAAAKPNLSVARRPSQADVQPSSAVCSASTPSTATQDLQVSAPVLTSTTAVTSSTEPSGIVSTAPSGSLLQAPSAVPLPRLWAETLPPEDHKWIASRLFKMGSKGKPELRDNLQLWYYPPQPALTYNQAPAPDRFFCHSLLLWMPYKLWRVKVLCPNPACGQHQLTGGGLHKRARQVLDIDRMYNMVTETLICTKCKASHVSWSQTVLQQLDLGHRSEFRVIHTQKYACDIRVIRLLRERGLGNSPTRVIKQLKENHSEEWLQRLARYTTQCVDFLSGPGVLPITFQEPPAPTVVPSCKWLLTVYSQDILTRLNEIHARITSTHGSILKMDSTKKITKKLAGTAKGTGLWLTSVGNEFGQVLISVLTAQEGAGLDRMVDGLVRRYQESGVDPPAVLYVDCGCCTDVGETKLKARFRGWPELTVKLDIWHFMRRIAVGCTTDAHQLYPIFMSRISACIFEWDAADVSLLRQAKRALLMSQGWPALTDADVNKHLTREELALHCRRRTRGEETTILLLEQLLTELMSNKGNDSLGVPLLDKERMEHIWSVQKKHIKCIQDPPGVVLYTETGSITKGGVLLRTYRCARDSTSLESFHLHLNRFIPGYSANSLIFQIYLLEGLNRWNQDREAASLASEPSALRSYTGELVHCVNCNFEKLFGRKVVPNFCPPARYTGELIGVQYLFQQTGQALQNMNPDCEQTAELIEDLNVDEREEDDGFCDISEDHTIVDPEAALSPSSSTLRSGSSTAVTSSVASLPISTCPALVPDPPAQPEEPISPVPLEPEEATVDDDEDNDDDDDDGDEETAVDYQNIPGFQNVDRLAEYLVELRTHKSLSLTNQEADEIIGLWQSLHDQDKKRVVYAARHQKRLLSGRFKTPKKPTHTPGVESTTRCVLGASSAPAQWPDCCRLVETIFIRLCTIHPSPKRKGKGTLSRWSLILQDYRRIRQLVLGNSLVMGGTSMQLVEVNQNTLIQWFNNRQNKQELSVEATEYPEAAHLPEAQEPLPVAKSLRTEPDQPGEQHQYVLPESTAGQARQRQTSVGRPPLRPKAPVQTQVIFTPPAPGASLQMVPNIYIPATPGYQGMPMFQGVPMFQAVPMVQGIPMAQGIPMMQGVQMAQGIPMVQGMPLRQPPLQPTMSSTSSQPAASPSTSGAIPKRPYHRTVQANTCKKCGQFKTNATGHSQLRGRVYCPQTETLTKEEWLEEMKRTNPK, from the exons atgtgtttatttttatttactagaatgcctttccttttttatgattatatgtatttttgtgattattttcagcATAGTACTGCTTCTGCTGCTCCAGCACAAACGGTGCAACAACCTGCCCCTACTGTACCTGCTGAGGAGGTGATGGAGACGAGACAACTTGAGGCCCAGCCCCAGCCCCCGTCTACTCCATCAGTGGCATCAAAGATTTCACCGCAATTGTCaatg TTCACCAAACCAAGATTTTCCGGATCCCACATTGCTGCAGCAAAGCCAAATCTTAGTGTGGCTAGAAGACCATCACAGGCTGATGTCCAGCCCAGTTCAGCAGTGTGTAGTGCTTCTACACCAAGCACGGCT ACACAGGACCTTCAAGTTTCTGCCCCCGTCCTCACATCCACTACGGCAGTGACCAGTTCCACAGAGCCGTCCGGCATTGTCTCA ACTGCACCTTCTGGGTCATTGTTGCAAGCTCCATCAGCTGTTCCACTTCCGCGCCTTTGGGCTGAAACCTTGCCACCAGAGGACCACAAGTGGATTGCCAGCAGGCTTTTTAAAATGGGGTCCAAAGGAAAGCCAGAGCTTCGAGACAACCTCCAGCTCTGGTATTACCCTCCACAGCCTGCACTTACATACAATCAGGCTCCAGCTCCAGACAGATTTTTCTGTCATTCACTTTTGCTGTGGATGCCATACAAGCTGTGGAGGGTCAAAGTCCTTTGCCCTAATCCTGCATGTGGACAGCATCAGCTGACAGGTGGAGGTCTGCACAAAAGGGCACGGCAGGTTCTGGACATCGACAGGATGTACAACATGGTTACAGAAACCCTCATCTGTACCAAGTGCAAAGCCTCGCATGTGTCCTGGAGTCAGACTGTCTTGCAGCAGCTGGATCTTGGCCATCGCTCAGAGTTTCGGGTCATTCACACACAGAA GTACGCCTGTGATATAAGAGTCATTCGCCTACTGCGTGAGCGTGGACTAGGCAACAGCCCCACAAGGGTCATCAAACAACTGAAGGAAAACCACAGTGAAGAGTGGCTCCAGCGTCTAGCCCGCTACACCACTCAGTGTGTGGATTTCCTCAGTGGACCTGGGGTGTTGCCGATCACCTTCCAGGAGCCCCCAGCACCTACAGTTGTGCCAAGCTGCAAGTGGCTCCTCACTGTCTACAGCCAGGACATCTTGACAAGGTTGAATGAAATCCATGCCAGGATAACATCGACCCATGGGTCCATCTTGAAGATGGATTCAACTAAAAAG ATCACAAAAAAGCTGGCCGGGACAGCAAAAGGAACAGGACTCTGGCTCACCTCTGTTGGTAATGAGTTTGGTCAGGTGCTGATAAGTGTGCTCACTGCCCAGGAAGGAGCAGGACTGGACAGGATGGTGGATGGGCTGGTCAGAAGATACCAGGAGTCTGGTGTGGATCCACCTGCTGTTTTGTATGTGGACTGTGGGTGCTGCACTGATGTGGGTGAGACCAAACTCAAAGCCAGGTTTAGAGGATGGCCGGAGTTGACTGTGAAATTGGACATCTGGCACTTTATGCGCAGGATTGCTGTGGGATGTACAACTGATGCTCATCAACTGTATCCCATCTTCATGTCACGGATCTCTGCGTGCATTTTTGAATGGGATGCGGCTGATGTTTCTTTGCTACGCCAAGCAAAGCGAGCACTGTTGATGTCCCAAGGTTGGCCTGCGTTGACAGATGCTGATGTCAACAAGCATCTCACCAGGGAGGAGCTGGCTCTCCATTGCCGAAGGAGGACCCGTGGGGAGGAGACTACCATCCTTCTACTTGAACAGCTTCTTACTGAGCTCATGAGCAACAAGGGCAATGACTCGCTGGGCGTTCCTCTTTTAGACAAGGAAAGGATGGAGCACATCTGGAGTGTCCaaaaaaagcatataaaatgCATTCAGGACCCCCCTGGTGTCGTGCTCTATACTGAAACGGGGAGCATAACCAAGGGAGGTGTTCTGCTACGGACCTACAGATGTGCCAGGGACTCCACGTCTCTCGAGTCCTTTCATTTACACCTCAATCGTTTCATCCCAG gGTACAGCGCAAATAGTCTGATCTTTCAGATTTATTTGCTGGAGGGACTAAACAGGTGGAACCAGGACCGGGAGGCTGCTTCCTTGGCATCTGAACCATCAGCTTTACGCAGCTACACAGGAGAACTTGTTCACTGTGTAAACTGCAACTTTGAAAAGCTGTTTGGGAGAAAAGTGGTGCCCAACTTTTGTCCGCCTGCACGTTACACTG gtgaGCTCATTGGAGTGCAGTATCTGTTCCAGCAGACTGGTCAGGCACTGCAGAACATGAACCCAGACTGTGAGCAGACTGCTGAGCTCATTGAGGATCTCAATGTGGATGAGCGAGAAGAAGATGATGGCTTCTGTGACATCAGTGAGGAtcacactattgttgatccggagGCTGCTCTGTCACCatcctcctccacattgagatcgGGTTCCTCCACTGCAGTCACCAGCAGTGTCGCTTCTTTGCCAATCTCCACATGCCCTGCACTGGTCCCTGACCCACCTGCGCAGCCTGAAGAACCAATTTCACCTGTGCCCTTAGAGCCAGAAGAGGCTACGGTAGATGATGACGAAGATaatgatgacgacgatgatgatggtgatgaagagacT GCTGTTGACTACCAAAATATTCCGGGCTTCCAGAATGTGGACAGGctggctgaatatctggttgaGCTTCGGACCCACAAAAGCCTCAGCCTCACCAACCAGGAGGCCGACGAGATCATTGGTCTTTGGCAAAGCCTGCATGACCAAGACAAGAAGCGGGTGGTGTATGCAGCTCGACACCAGAAGCGACTGCTGAGTGGGCGATTTAAAACACCCAAGAAGCCCACTCACACCCCTGGCGTGGAGAGCACTACCAGATGTGTGCTGGGTGCAAGCAGTGCTCCTGCTCAGTGGCCTGACTGTTGCCGTCTTGTGGAGACCATCTTTATTAGGCTTTGTACCATCCACCCTAGTCCCAAGCGAAAAGGCAAGGGAACCCTTTCAAGATGGTCTCTGATCCTGCAAGACTACCGCAGGATTAGGCAACTCGTACTGGGCAACAGCTTGGTAATGGGAGGTACATCCATGCAGCTGGTTGAGGTAAACCAGAATACCCTGATTCAGTGGTTTAATAACAGACAGAACAAACAGGAGCTGTCTGTTGAGGCAACTGAATACCCTGAAGCCGCACACCTCCCAGAAGCCCAGGAGCCTCTCCCAGTTGCCAAAAGTCTTCGGACAGAGCCAGACCAACCAGGAGAGCAGCACCAGTATGTGTTGCCAGAGAGCACAGCAGGTCAGGCAAGGCAGAGGCAGACATCTGTTGGACGACCCCCACTCAGACCCAAGGCACCAGTACAGACCCAGGTCATATTTACACCACCGGCACCTGGAGCATCGCTGCAGATGGTACCCAACATATACATCCCAGCTACACCAGGGTACCAGGGTATGCCGATGTTTCAGGGTGTACCAATGTTCCAGGCTGTGCCAATGGTCCAGGGAATCCCTATGGCCCAGGGTATCCCGATGATGCAAGGAGTGCAGATGGCCCAGGGTATCCCAATGGTGCAGGGGATGCCACTCAGACAGCCACCACTTCAGCCAACAATGTCCAGTACCAGCTCACAGCCTGCTGCATCACCGTCCACATCTGGAGCCATTCCCAAAAGACCGTACCATAGAACTGTTCAAGCGAACACTTGTAAAAAGTGTGGGCAGTTCAAAACAAATGCCACAGGCCATAGCCAACTCAGGGGCAGGGTGTACTGCCCACAGACTGAAACTTTAACTAAAGAAGAGTGGCTAGAGGAAATGAAAAGGACCAACCcaaaataa